Within the Medicago truncatula cultivar Jemalong A17 chromosome 4, MtrunA17r5.0-ANR, whole genome shotgun sequence genome, the region aaaattttaggggggtatttgatcataaccgtaaacagttaacaaaaaaatttgacggagggggtaaattgattaacgttatgcaatttcagggggtaattgaagttttgttaaattcaggagggtaattgacgaaacctacaatttcagggggaaattgactatttactccttAATTATTATAAGGTctaattagtattttatttttttccttaccaAAATGTCTAATTATACATATGGtaagaaaaatttattaagGGCGAATAAAGAAAAGTTATTTGATCCGTACCGCATAAAAACAACCAATAGGAACTAAACAACTAGATTTCACAATCCGCAACTCATGCTAAGATCGAATCTTAACcgttcattcaaatcgagaaaACACAACTCGCCACATGACAAACCGTCAGATCCTAACAGAGAAAGCACACGGATAGTATCTGGTAACCGTTGGATCTCTTACCAACGCGCTATATATATACACCTTCACGTATTCTTCTTTCAAAGTTTAGAAAGTTTCAGCTAACGAGTTTCCTcaagagaagaagaacaaagcaAAATTTACAGGttcgtttttctttttcaaaatttctaggaaattagggtttatagCTTATTTCGTTTTGAGCTTTATTTTTCGTATCAATATGAATTGTTCTTAGGTTGagtttctattttcttcttcaatttatgaaattagggtttatgaatTTGGTTTCATTGTTCGTTTTCTGATTCAATTCCAGCTATTGTTCAATTATATCTGCTATTGACAATTCACGTTGAACATAGCTATAATCAAATTATTTCTGCTATTGTTAGATTTTTCTTCTCTAGTTTATGCTATTGTTCAATTATTTCTGGCCTAGGTTTCGATAATTTGCTTGTAATTGCATACATTCATAATTgattaaggagaaaaatatgATGATTTGTTTCGTTGATCTTGTGTTGTTTTGGTTTCTTATATCCATGTTATAGGAAAGAGAACTACAATTAAAATTATGATAGGGTAATTCATATTATTGCTAGGTTAATTTGCTCATTGTGATTGTCAATTATTGAAGATTAGGTTAAGCCAAGATTTTAGGGGAaaaattttgtgttttgtttttctgtttaCTCATAATCTAAAAGCTGTTGTTGATTGTGCTTATGTAGATGGCACGTACCAAGCAAACTGCTCGTAAGTCTACTGGTGGAAAGGCACCTAGGAAGCAACTTGCAACCAAGGTGAGATTTTGaatcatcatattcataataTTGGTTGTTATTTGTGTTATGGTGATTGAATATTTGGTTAAttttgtgtgtttgtgtttCCTTTAGGCTGCACGTAAGTCTGCACCCACTACTGGTGGGGTTAAGAAACCACATCGTTACCGCCCTGGAACTGTTGCTCTTCGGTGAGTTTTTGGTGAAATTTTCTCTAGGGTTATGATTCAATGTGTTCTGTTTTTGTTAGTAATTGTATTGGGTTCTGTTTCTAATGGTTGTTATATGAATTGTTGTTTTAAACAGTGAGATTAGGAAGTATCAGAAGAGTACTGAGCTCTTGATCAGGAAGCTCCCATTCCAGAGGT harbors:
- the LOC11409321 gene encoding histone H3.3, with amino-acid sequence MARTKQTARKSTGGKAPRKQLATKAARKSAPTTGGVKKPHRYRPGTVALREIRKYQKSTELLIRKLPFQRLVREIAQDFKTDLRFQSHAVLALQEAAEAYLVGLFEDTNLCAIHAKRVTIMPKDIQLARRIRGERA